The Triticum aestivum cultivar Chinese Spring chromosome 3A, IWGSC CS RefSeq v2.1, whole genome shotgun sequence genome includes a region encoding these proteins:
- the LOC123059645 gene encoding proline-rich protein 4-like produces the protein MVAMEGGGGGRLLLRVLIVCAGALMAAAAEGGGGGGGDTSVVFVVGMAQCAGCGRKSLGAEAAFRGLKVAITCKNESKAVASLDGTGAFEVLLPADAGASECLAQLQSAASGAPCPGQEPSRIVPLLAEGTFVAVAGKAARGGTSAAPECAAANICFPCHAFGRKPLFAHRRMKPMPVYAPPVYGTPVPACLCTPTPAPGCQCPSAMPVYGTPVPEYYPPPAPEYGTATPVYAPPVYGTATPVYAPPTVPVYGTPTPVYAPPVYGTPTPVYAPPTAPVYGTPTPDCPPEAPEYGTPTPVYAPPTAPVYGTPTPDCPPEAPEYGTPTPVYAPPTASRCLCTPTPEPGCQCPSTKPAYGTPTPVYAPPTAPRCLCTPTPEPGCQCPTPTPTPVYVAPPTPQLPPPTPVYGTPSPVYAPPTAPVYGTPSPVYAPPTAPVYGTPSPRCLCTPTPAPGCECPAPTPTPVYGTPAPTTYPPAAPAYPRPAPEYGAPPAPECPPEYGTPIYTPPGHQ, from the coding sequence ATGGTCGCCATGGAAGGAGGTGGTGGAGGGAGGCTGCTGCTCCGCGTTCTCATCGTCTGCGCTGGGGCGCTGATGGCGGCCGctgcggagggaggcggcggcggcggcggggacacgtCGGTCGTCTTCGTCGTCGGCATGGCCCAGTGCGCCGGCTGCGGGAGGAAGAGCTTGGGCGCCGAGGCGGCGTTCAGGGGCCTCAAGGTCGCCATCACGTGCAAGAACGAGAGCAAGGCCGTCGCCAGCCTCGACGGCACGGGCGCGTTCGAGGTGCTCCTCCCGGCCGACGCCGGCGCCTCCGAGTGCCTCGCGCAGCTCCAGAGCGCGGCGAGCGGCGCGCCGTGCCCCGGGCAGGAGCCGTCGAGGATCGTGCCGCTGCTGGCCGAGGGCACCTTCGTCGCCGTCGCTGGCAAGGCGGCGCGAGGTGGGACGTCGGCGGCGCCCGAGTGCGCGGCGGCCAACATCTGCTTCCCGTGCCACGCGTTCGGCAGGAAGCCCTTGTTCGCGCACCGGCGCATGAAGCCCATGCCGGTGTACGCTCCGCCCGTGTAcgggacgccggtgccggcgtgccTTTGCACCCCTACCCCGGCCCCGGGGTGCCAGTGCCCTTCTGCCATGCCGGTTTACGGGACGCCCGTGCCGGAATACTACCCGCCTCCAGCCCCGGAGTACGGGACGGCGACGCCGGTGTATGCTCCGCCAGTGTACGGGACGGCGACGCCGGTGTATGCTCCGCCCACCGTGCCCGTGTACGGTACGCCGACGCCCGTGTATGCTCCACCGGTGTACGGGACGCCGACGCCCGTGTATGCTCCGCCCACGGCGCCCGTGTACGGGACGCCGACGCCGGATTGCCCTCCTGAGGCGCCAGAGTACGGGACGCCGACGCCCGTGTATGCTCCGCCCACGGCGCCCGTGTACGGGACGCCGACGCCGGACTGCCCTCCCGAGGCGCCGGAGTACGGGACGCCGACGCCGGTGTACGCTCCGCCCACGGCGTCGAGATGCCTGTGCACGCCTACTCCAGAGCCGGGATGCCAATGCCCTTCCACGAAGCCGGCGTACGGGACGCCGACGCCGGTGTACGCTCCGCCCACGGCGCCGAGATGCCTGTGCACCCCGACCCCGGAGCCGGGATGCCAGTGCCCCACTCCAACCCCCACGCCGGTCTACGTGGCGCCGCCGACGCCGCAGCTCCCTCCCCCCACGCCGGTGTACGGGACTCCATCGCCGGTATACGCTCCACCCACGGCGCCGGTGTACGGGACTCCATCGCCGGTATACGCTCCACCGACGGCGCCCGTGTACGGTACTCCATCCCCGAGATGCCTCTGCACCCCGACCCCCGCGCCGGGGTGCGAGTGCCCTGCTCCCACCCCCACGCCAGTCTACGGCACGCCAGCACCGACGACGTACCCTCCTGCCGCTCCGGCGTACCCACGGCCGGCGCCGGAGTACGGAGCGCCGCCGGCGCCAGAGTGCCCGCCAGAGTACGGCACGCCCATCTACACTCCTCCGGGCCACCAGTAG